A region of the Candidatus Methylomirabilis sp. genome:
AGGGGGACATCACGCTCGGACGGATCGGGCCCGATCCCCTGCGGGCTTTTTCGCCATCCTTGACGGCCATGATTCTGGCTGTTATCCTGGCTATGTTCCACAGCCAGGAGGTCCCACCATGCCGTCCATTGACCGGTTTGTCCCGATCACCCAAGCCAAGGACCGCCTGCTGGATCTCGCCCGGGAAGTCGAGCGGGAGGACAGTGTGGTCGCGATCACCCGGAACGGCGTCCCGGCGGCCATCCTCTTGAGCCCGGCGAAGTTTGAGGGGCTCCTGGAAACCTTGGAGATCTTGGCCGATGCCCGCACGATGCGGGCGCTACGTCGATCCATTGGCCAGGCGGCGGCCGGCAAGTGGGTGCGTGAAGCGCGGATCTTCGGCCGTGAATGACCCCCTACCAGATCCGCTACACGCCCGCGGCGGCTGAATCGATCCGCCACCTGCACCCTTCCGTCAAGCGGGCGCTCCGGGAGGCGATTCGCGGGCTCGCCACGGCTCCCTTCACCGGCCATCCTCTCGCCTTCGAACTCACCGGGTTCCGATCGCTCCGGGTGTCCCGGCACCGCGTGATCTACCGTGTTCAAGAAGCTGATCGGGCTGTAGAAGTCCATTTGGTGGGCGTGCGCGGGGATATCTACGAGGTATTCCGGCGGTTCCTCGAGCGGGCTTCAAAGACCTGACGCCAGCGGCATGCTGTCAGACTCCTGCCGGAAGTCGGCATGGAGGCCGACCGACTCCGGCCTTCGCCCTTCCACGCCCCCGGGCCCCCCTTTCTGCTTGCTGACCTCATTCGCGGTAGATTTCCTTGCGGTGCCGGACGCGGTAGAGGACGACTCCCTGCTTGATGATGTCGTAGCGCACCCGATAGGGCCAGGCCTCGAGGCGCCATTGACCGATGCCCTGCCCTCGAGCTTTTTGATCTTGGGTGGCGGTCCGAAGGGGTTCGTCTCCAGGAAACGGGCCGGCATGTGTTAGCGAGCCCGGCGCGCCCCAAGCCTGCCCTTGAGGTAGTCCCGAAGACTGACGGCCTTGCCTGCCCGGTACTCCGTGGCGGCGATCTTCAGGGTCTTCTGGAACTCCGGGTCGAGCTCCTCGAGCATGTCGTCGAAATCGCGACTCCGAGGAGGACCGCCGTCGGCTTCCCGCTCCTCGTGACGACGAAACGAGTCTTGCGGTTGGCTACCTGTTTGAGGAGCGAGCCGAGTTGCGTGCGGGCGACATACACAGGGATCGTCGTAGTGATAGTCCGTCTAGGCATTCGTGCCTCCCTCGCAACCTGTACAGGAGACCGTTGATTAATCAACCTCTAGCACGTGTACGCAGAGAGTCAAAGCGGGCCCCGAACACTACCGGCACCTCCGCAGCCCTCGCAGGAAGCCGGGTGTGCTACACTGAATGCCGCATACGAGATGCGTATTGTGGCCGGGACCTTAACCGAGCGCAAGGGACAAACGGTCATGATTCGACAATACGTGGAGGAGGCACTTCGGGGCGCGCGCTATGACAAACTGGAGGATGGGACCTTCTACGGAGAGGTTCCCCGCCTGCGGGGCGTGCTGGCCACCGCTGGGACGCTTGAGGAGTGTCGGAATCAGCTCGCCAAGGTGGTGGAGGAGTGGGTCCTGGTGCGCGTGGCAAAGGGTCTCGCGGTTCCGCCACTCGGGAAAATCGGCGTCAGAGTTAAGAAAGCGGGCTGATCCGGGTCCCCCCATGTCTTCCGGGCTCCTATGGGAACCGGCGACCCCGCCCGCTGGTTAATTTGGCTGAAGGCGCAGGTTGCTGAGGGAGGGAAGGTGATGCACTCAGGATGGAAATTAACTGCTGCGGCAACGGCCGTGCTCGCCCTGGCGGCCTGCGGGACGCTTCCGCTGAGCCCGGTCGGGACAGAGACCTTTCAGAGGCGGGAGCAGGCCCTGCACATTGATCTGTTCTGGAACTGCCAGCCGGCGGAGGCTGGAAACCTCCTGATTGCGGGGGTCGCCCAGGTCCGGGACACCGCCCAGCCGATCCTGGGCTTGCGGTTTGCGGCAACCGCCTACGATAAGGATGGGCGCCGCCTGACCACCGCCATCGGCTTCCCCGACGGGATCCGCATCGGGTACGAGGGGTGGACCCGCTTCCGGGTCCTGGTGCCCGGGGGACAGACGGCCGCCCTGGTGGACCTCGGGTACGAGTACCACCTGCCGCCGGACAGTAGCGACCGCCCCATCACCCTCCACCGTCCTCTCCTGTTTCGCTTCGCTGCCACCGAGGAGTACTTCGCCACCATCCAGAACGCCTGCCGTCCCTGAGCCCTCGGTTCTCCTACACGCTCATCCGCGCTCCGCACGACTCGTAGCGCGACGCCCTCCCCCGGGCCTGTCCCTGCGCCGCTCCCACGTTGGGTCGCAGGGCAAAATCTGTACAGATTGTAACCACTTCTTTACATATTGATACAGGAGTGGTAGGATTGCATCTGGTTCTCTCGAACCCGGAGGTGACGCATGAGTAAGGTTTTGAACATCACGGCAGCCCGAGCGCGGTTGACCCGCCTTGTCCAGGAAGCCTTCCTGGAGCGGAAGCGGATCCTCATCGGGAAGCACGGCGTCCCCATGGCTGCTCTCCTGCCGATCGGCGAGTACGAGGAGCTTCTGCAGGATCTGGAGGACCTTCGCGATATGCAGGAGGCTGAAGCGGAATACCGGCGGACTGGAGGGAAGAGGCTTGAGGAGGTCGTAAAGGCGTACAAGGGCCGCCGGTGAGATGCCTTACACGATCAAAGTGGCGAGCGCTCGGGTCGAAAGGCAGCTCGCCGCCGTGCCCGAGATCGACCGAGCACATCTCGTAACGCGCCTCCGGGCACTCGCGGATCAGCCGCGACCCAAAGGGGCGAAGGCGCTAGCCCGGGATGTCTACCGTCTGCGAGCTGGCCGATACCGGATCATTTATAAGGTGTTTGACCGGGAGCAGTTGGTGCTCATCGGCAAGGTCGCGCCCCGAACCGAACGGACCTACAAGGACATCGAGGCCCTGTTCTGAGACCCTGATCACGGGTTGCTCCTAGCCGCGGGCGCCGTCTTGGCCTTTCCGGTTGAAAGGCCCTGGAGCCCTGTGGTAGGGTGACCGCGTATTCTCTCGGTCCCTCCGTAACGGGGAACCGGGGCGCCGGAAGGGGTGCGGCAGCCCCGCCTGGATCCTGACGAGGCCACCGGTGCAGACGGCCCTGCAGGCCCTCCTGTTCGCCCCCATCGCCGAGGACCTCGCGGAGGTCGAGCGGCGGGTCCAGGCGACCGTGCAGACCCGCGCGCCCCGGATCGCCGAGGTGGCGACCTACGTCCTCGGCAGCGGCGGGAAGCGGGTGCGCCCCGCCCTCCTCCTGCTCGCCCACCGCCTCTGCGGGGGAGCGAACCGCGAGGCGGCTCTCGAGCTGGCCCAGGTGGCCGAGTACATGCACGTGGCCACGCTGATCCACGACGACATCGTGGACAACGCGGCCAAGCGGCGGGGGCGCCCCTCGGCGAACGTCACCTGGGGGCCGGCCGTCTCGGTCCTGGCGGGCGACTTCCTGTATGCCCGGGCGATCCAGATGCTGGTCGCCCACGGGGACTTCGAGGTCCTGAAGGCTTTCGCCGACGCGACCGTGGCCATGACCGAGGCGGAGATCCAGGAGCTCTGCTGGGAGCACAACCTGGATATCCCGTACGGCGA
Encoded here:
- a CDS encoding type II toxin-antitoxin system Phd/YefM family antitoxin; this encodes MPSIDRFVPITQAKDRLLDLAREVEREDSVVAITRNGVPAAILLSPAKFEGLLETLEILADARTMRALRRSIGQAAAGKWVREARIFGRE
- a CDS encoding type II toxin-antitoxin system RelE/ParE family toxin, which codes for MTPYQIRYTPAAAESIRHLHPSVKRALREAIRGLATAPFTGHPLAFELTGFRSLRVSRHRVIYRVQEADRAVEVHLVGVRGDIYEVFRRFLERASKT
- a CDS encoding type II toxin-antitoxin system HicB family antitoxin, yielding MRIVAGTLTERKGQTVMIRQYVEEALRGARYDKLEDGTFYGEVPRLRGVLATAGTLEECRNQLAKVVEEWVLVRVAKGLAVPPLGKIGVRVKKAG
- a CDS encoding type II toxin-antitoxin system Phd/YefM family antitoxin gives rise to the protein MSKVLNITAARARLTRLVQEAFLERKRILIGKHGVPMAALLPIGEYEELLQDLEDLRDMQEAEAEYRRTGGKRLEEVVKAYKGRR
- a CDS encoding type II toxin-antitoxin system RelE/ParE family toxin, translated to MPYTIKVASARVERQLAAVPEIDRAHLVTRLRALADQPRPKGAKALARDVYRLRAGRYRIIYKVFDREQLVLIGKVAPRTERTYKDIEALF
- a CDS encoding polyprenyl synthetase family protein, which translates into the protein MQTALQALLFAPIAEDLAEVERRVQATVQTRAPRIAEVATYVLGSGGKRVRPALLLLAHRLCGGANREAALELAQVAEYMHVATLIHDDIVDNAAKRRGRPSANVTWGPAVSVLAGDFLYARAIQMLVAHGDFEVLKAFADATVAMTEAEIQELCWEHNLDIPYGEYLAIITGKTAALFSAACRGGARAAGAPPQQVEALAEFGLDLGIGFQLVDDALDFMAREEILGKPVGNDVKEGKITYPLIHLLQSGPGEARAALRGHLARLPLGDGAVQAIRGLVAEHRADEATLAEAERSLLKARACLTPFPDGPAKTSLAMMVDFVLQRRW